The following are encoded in a window of Fischerella sp. PCC 9605 genomic DNA:
- a CDS encoding restriction endonuclease subunit S gives MSEQYQKVRFDKFLKRIERKITVDDSITYSCVGVRWYGMGAFVREQQLGMNIARKQQWVIKSGDIVYNKLFAWQGSFAIADKSVDGCIVSDKFPTYEADISLIDLKYLNYYFRTKELTQQAQNLSKGAAAISKLTLNPSQFWDLTIPLPSLEEQRRIVARVEELVGKIEEVRSLRQKALIETEALLAVESTKLLSKTLIKGQLSDVLLEKPRNGWSARCDNMPEGTPILSLGAVTGFSYRQTEFKRTSEPVSLDAHYWLKPGDLLITRSNTPELVGHAAIYNGSPYPCIYPDLMMRLEIDEFKANKQFVHHWLACTLVRDYIKSKAKGTSPTMKKISQEVVMNIPFPSDLSICEQRRIVAYLDELQTKVDKMKRLREEAIKELDALLPSILDKAFKGEL, from the coding sequence ATGAGTGAACAGTATCAAAAGGTTCGCTTTGATAAATTTTTAAAGAGAATAGAGCGTAAGATTACTGTTGATGATTCTATAACTTACAGTTGTGTAGGGGTTCGTTGGTACGGCATGGGTGCTTTTGTCAGAGAGCAGCAGCTAGGTATGAATATTGCCCGAAAACAACAATGGGTAATTAAATCTGGTGATATTGTTTATAACAAACTATTTGCTTGGCAAGGGTCTTTTGCAATTGCGGATAAATCAGTTGATGGTTGTATTGTTTCTGATAAATTTCCCACATACGAAGCTGATATTTCATTAATAGACCTGAAATATTTGAACTATTACTTTCGTACTAAAGAACTAACTCAACAAGCTCAAAACCTATCTAAAGGTGCAGCAGCAATAAGTAAATTAACACTAAATCCTTCACAGTTTTGGGATTTGACAATACCCCTACCATCACTAGAGGAACAACGGCGAATTGTGGCGCGGGTTGAGGAACTGGTGGGGAAGATTGAGGAAGTGCGATCGCTACGTCAAAAGGCACTTATAGAAACAGAGGCACTTCTTGCTGTTGAGTCAACAAAATTATTAAGCAAGACTCTGATTAAAGGTCAGTTATCAGATGTTTTGCTTGAAAAACCCAGAAATGGTTGGTCAGCAAGATGCGACAATATGCCAGAAGGGACTCCCATTTTGTCACTTGGTGCTGTTACAGGATTTTCCTACCGCCAAACAGAATTTAAAAGAACATCAGAACCTGTTTCCCTAGATGCACATTACTGGTTAAAACCTGGTGATTTACTCATTACCAGAAGTAATACTCCTGAATTGGTAGGACACGCAGCAATTTACAATGGTTCTCCCTATCCCTGTATTTACCCTGACTTGATGATGCGCTTAGAGATTGATGAATTTAAGGCGAATAAACAATTTGTACATCATTGGCTTGCTTGTACGTTAGTTCGTGACTATATCAAGAGTAAAGCAAAGGGAACCAGTCCAACTATGAAAAAGATTTCACAGGAAGTTGTTATGAATATTCCTTTTCCCTCAGATTTATCCATCTGCGAACAACGTCGCATCGTCGCCTACCTTGATGAACTACAAACCAAAGTAGACAAAATGAAACGACTAAGAGAAGAAGCAATCAAAGAACTTGATGCGTTACTACCTTCTATCTTAGACAAAGCATTCAAAGGAGAATTGTAG
- the hsdR gene encoding EcoAI/FtnUII family type I restriction enzme subunit R encodes MSNEANTCRKYVEPKLRDAGWEKEPHDYTEQYYFTDGKIRPKNKRQPRGKRKFIDYLLLYNGEFPLAVVEAKRKHKTPDEGLEQAIAYAKILNVKFAYSTNGQGIVEYDFIMGKQSDVMDSFPSPNELWRRLTGEEQEQIRPDIAEKLLVPFYPTPGKPLRYYQRNAINAALAAIFKGQKRLLLTMATGTGKTTVAFQICWNLSSMEWNSSGEPRSPRILFLADRNVLVDDPMNKDFSAFNQEKIYKIQGEAKKGRDLYFAIYQAIGDREDSFGLYREYSPDYFDLIIVDECHRGSARDESNWRQILEHFEPAYQLGLTATPLRDDNVDTYRYFGNPLYTYSLKQGIDDGFLAPYRVYRVTTRSDRQGWRPNAEQIDRYGRTIPDEVYLTPDFERKLVRQARTKAIAQHITDFLKSSDRYAKTIVFCVDEEHVKAMIKELRNLNSDITRTNPDYITRITSDAGDVGKGHLYKFKDVLDETHIIAVTSKLLTTGVDIPTCKNVVLARVIRSMTDFKQIIGRGTRVREERSKVYFNILDYTNSTVLFEDRDFDGEPALINESEIDDQGQILSEHQEELESRELEAETDDLEEDERSGFWGLPDDDDEPPRKYYADGGSEEIVEERIYDLDADNQLRLSQLIDYTREQVRILYRSTIEIQQHWADPEKRSEIIELLADRGIDFEELKTVTNLPEADPFDLLCHIAFDAPVLTCKQRAERLRRRQPDFFQQYGEDARAILEILLDKYAQKGVEEFNIPTTFKANREFDKYGNVAEIAQRFGGVQQLREAVNQLQNLLYSA; translated from the coding sequence ATGAGTAATGAAGCAAATACCTGCCGGAAGTATGTTGAGCCAAAACTAAGAGATGCGGGGTGGGAGAAGGAACCACACGATTATACTGAGCAGTATTACTTCACTGATGGCAAGATTCGCCCCAAAAACAAGCGTCAGCCTCGTGGTAAAAGGAAATTTATAGATTATTTGCTGCTATATAACGGAGAATTTCCTTTAGCTGTAGTAGAGGCGAAAAGGAAACACAAAACACCTGATGAGGGACTGGAACAGGCGATCGCCTATGCCAAAATTCTAAACGTGAAGTTTGCTTACTCTACTAATGGGCAAGGAATTGTAGAGTATGACTTTATCATGGGTAAACAGTCCGATGTTATGGACTCATTCCCAAGTCCCAACGAACTTTGGCGACGGTTAACAGGGGAAGAACAAGAACAAATTAGACCAGACATTGCTGAGAAACTGCTGGTTCCTTTTTATCCAACGCCAGGTAAACCACTGCGTTACTATCAACGCAATGCTATTAATGCAGCACTAGCAGCAATTTTCAAAGGTCAAAAGCGTCTACTGCTGACAATGGCGACGGGGACAGGTAAAACTACTGTTGCCTTTCAAATTTGCTGGAATCTTTCAAGCATGGAATGGAACAGTTCTGGGGAACCTCGTTCTCCAAGAATTCTATTTTTAGCAGATAGAAACGTGCTGGTAGATGACCCCATGAATAAGGATTTTTCTGCCTTTAATCAGGAGAAAATTTACAAAATTCAGGGGGAAGCGAAAAAAGGACGTGACCTTTACTTTGCTATTTATCAAGCAATTGGTGATAGAGAAGATAGCTTTGGACTTTACAGAGAATATAGTCCTGATTATTTTGACTTGATTATTGTTGATGAGTGTCACCGAGGTAGCGCCAGGGATGAAAGTAACTGGCGACAAATTCTAGAACATTTTGAACCCGCGTATCAATTGGGATTAACAGCGACACCGCTACGAGATGATAACGTTGATACCTATCGCTACTTTGGCAATCCCCTTTACACATATTCTCTCAAACAAGGGATTGATGATGGTTTCTTAGCTCCCTATCGAGTTTATCGGGTTACTACTCGTTCCGATCGCCAAGGATGGCGACCTAATGCTGAACAGATTGATCGCTATGGAAGAACAATTCCTGATGAAGTTTATCTGACCCCAGACTTTGAGCGGAAATTGGTAAGACAAGCGCGGACAAAGGCGATCGCCCAACACATTACTGATTTTCTCAAAAGCAGCGATCGCTATGCCAAAACCATTGTCTTTTGTGTGGATGAGGAACACGTTAAGGCAATGATCAAGGAATTACGCAACCTCAACAGCGATATCACCAGAACAAATCCTGACTACATAACTCGCATTACCTCTGATGCTGGTGATGTAGGTAAGGGACATCTCTACAAATTTAAAGATGTCTTAGATGAAACTCACATTATCGCTGTTACTTCTAAGTTACTGACAACTGGTGTAGATATTCCCACATGTAAAAATGTTGTGCTTGCACGTGTAATTCGCTCTATGACAGACTTTAAACAAATTATTGGGCGTGGAACTCGTGTGCGAGAAGAACGTAGCAAGGTGTATTTTAATATACTAGATTACACCAATAGTACGGTCTTATTTGAAGATAGAGATTTTGACGGAGAACCCGCCCTAATTAATGAATCAGAGATAGACGATCAGGGGCAAATACTCTCTGAACATCAAGAGGAATTGGAGTCAAGAGAGTTAGAAGCGGAAACAGACGACTTGGAAGAGGATGAAAGGTCTGGATTTTGGGGACTCCCAGATGATGATGACGAACCACCTCGAAAATATTATGCTGACGGGGGAAGTGAAGAGATTGTTGAAGAAAGAATTTATGATTTAGACGCAGACAATCAACTGCGCTTGTCTCAATTAATTGACTACACCAGAGAACAAGTTCGCATCCTTTATCGTTCCACTATAGAAATACAGCAACACTGGGCAGATCCAGAAAAGCGTTCAGAAATTATTGAGTTGTTGGCAGATCGGGGAATTGATTTTGAGGAATTGAAAACAGTTACTAATCTTCCCGAAGCAGACCCTTTTGATTTACTATGTCATATTGCCTTTGATGCTCCGGTGCTAACTTGCAAGCAAAGGGCTGAAAGGTTGCGTCGTCGTCAACCAGACTTTTTTCAGCAGTATGGGGAAGATGCAAGGGCAATTTTAGAGATTCTTTTGGACAAGTACGCACAGAAGGGAGTTGAGGAGTTTAATATTCCAACGACATTTAAGGCTAACCGCGAGTTTGATAAATATGGCAATGTGGCTGAAATTGCTCAACGATTTGGTGGAGTTCAGCAACTGCGAGAAGCAGTCAATCAATTACAAAACTTACTGTATTCTGCTTAA
- a CDS encoding class I SAM-dependent DNA methyltransferase: protein MPKRTNKQNDKPVTTVQKLGSVIKSARDIMRTDKGLNGELDRLPQLTWIMFLKLLDDSEKLHEVEAELEGISYKPTIQPPYRWRDWAANENFTGDRLKSFINNDEAILPDGTKGAGLLAYLRNLKSKTGRDRADVIAKVFKDVNNRMTSGTLLWDVLNKVNEIHFDKSEEVNFLSTLYESMLKEMRDAAGDSGEFYTPRPVVRFIVQVMEPKLGETIFDPACGTGGFLVEAYEYLKKQCSAQDWQILQKSIIGAEAKSLPLMLAHMSLLLHGFEYPDIDDGNSLRFTLSEMGEKDWVDVILTNPPFGGEEEDRIKNNFPPDRQTKETALLFLQLIMRRLRQRPRVGAIHELLLQNGRAAVVFPNGVLFGDGICAKIKEDLLNNFNLHTIVRLPNGVFAPYTSIPTNLLFFDRSGQTDEIWYYEIPLPEGRKTYTKTKPIQDEDFAECVAWWKKREENEHAWKHNFREAYNQAIKEATPHWDAARKAEETANQLAKTVKELAEKIQGLENLILDFSPPKEVAQIQNQIQVIKDEIKQAQTEEQSQREIAKDEKAKGDAIYWAIYNLDRKNPNSQQDFEHLPPEQLVADILEKDRRVAEIMAEIQQVLASEITK, encoded by the coding sequence ATGCCCAAACGCACCAACAAACAAAACGATAAACCCGTCACCACAGTCCAAAAACTGGGAAGCGTGATTAAGTCAGCGCGTGACATCATGCGGACGGATAAGGGGTTAAATGGAGAATTAGACCGTCTCCCCCAGTTGACGTGGATCATGTTTTTGAAGCTTTTAGATGATTCCGAGAAACTGCATGAGGTGGAAGCAGAGTTAGAAGGAATATCCTATAAACCAACCATTCAACCGCCTTATCGATGGCGAGATTGGGCTGCTAATGAAAATTTTACTGGCGATCGCCTGAAAAGTTTCATCAACAATGATGAGGCAATTTTACCAGATGGCACCAAAGGTGCAGGGTTACTCGCCTATTTGCGGAATCTCAAAAGCAAAACCGGACGCGATCGCGCTGATGTCATCGCCAAAGTGTTCAAAGATGTCAACAACCGCATGACTAGCGGGACATTGCTGTGGGATGTGCTGAATAAGGTGAATGAAATTCACTTTGATAAATCAGAAGAGGTGAACTTCCTTAGCACCCTTTATGAGTCCATGCTGAAGGAAATGCGGGACGCTGCGGGAGATTCGGGAGAATTTTACACCCCCCGTCCCGTAGTGCGGTTTATCGTCCAGGTGATGGAACCGAAGTTGGGGGAAACGATTTTTGACCCTGCTTGCGGAACTGGTGGTTTTTTGGTCGAGGCGTATGAATACTTGAAAAAACAGTGTAGCGCCCAAGATTGGCAGATACTGCAAAAAAGCATTATTGGCGCTGAGGCTAAATCCTTGCCATTAATGTTAGCGCACATGAGTTTGCTGTTACACGGGTTTGAGTATCCCGATATTGATGATGGTAACAGTCTGCGGTTTACCCTTTCAGAGATGGGTGAAAAGGATTGGGTAGACGTGATTCTCACAAATCCGCCATTTGGGGGTGAGGAGGAAGACAGAATTAAAAATAACTTTCCTCCAGATAGACAAACCAAAGAAACGGCGTTGTTATTCCTTCAGTTGATTATGCGTCGTCTCAGACAAAGACCCCGTGTAGGGGCAATTCATGAATTGCTCCTACAAAATGGACGCGCAGCAGTAGTATTTCCCAATGGGGTGCTATTTGGGGATGGCATTTGCGCCAAGATCAAGGAAGATTTGCTCAATAATTTTAATCTGCATACTATTGTCCGTTTACCTAACGGAGTGTTTGCACCTTATACCAGCATTCCCACAAATTTGTTATTTTTTGACCGTTCTGGACAAACGGATGAGATTTGGTACTATGAAATTCCGTTACCAGAAGGACGGAAAACTTACACCAAGACTAAGCCAATACAGGATGAAGATTTTGCTGAATGTGTGGCATGGTGGAAGAAGCGGGAAGAGAATGAACACGCTTGGAAGCATAACTTTAGGGAAGCTTATAATCAGGCGATAAAAGAAGCTACACCTCATTGGGATGCTGCTAGAAAAGCAGAGGAAACCGCTAATCAGCTTGCAAAGACAGTGAAGGAATTAGCTGAGAAAATCCAAGGCTTAGAGAATTTAATTTTGGACTTTTCGCCACCAAAAGAAGTTGCACAGATTCAGAATCAAATTCAAGTAATCAAGGATGAGATAAAACAGGCTCAAACTGAGGAGCAAAGTCAGCGCGAGATTGCTAAAGATGAGAAGGCTAAAGGGGATGCTATTTACTGGGCAATTTATAATTTAGACCGCAAAAACCCGAATAGTCAGCAGGACTTTGAGCATTTACCACCTGAGCAGTTAGTGGCAGATATATTAGAGAAAGATAGGCGGGTGGCTGAGATTATGGCAGAGATTCAGCAAGTTTTGGCAAGTGAAATTACGAAATAA
- a CDS encoding CHAT domain-containing protein → MLYRLQRLALATITLSLTFLISCDVQMPATQVETTQNRKKEPLRLQEKGLQQLNQGKFPEALATFEQALSIFKKNRQRQGEGTTLKYIGQTYDSMGKYAKAIESYQQALTIAKEVGNQTEEIETLSRIGLVYYKVGEYSKALEFYQQAFVTSEQVYNKQQEADILHQIASVLEAQQKPELAIVFYKQSINTRSGIPENLQVSPHKQIQQSYINRFADTYRHLADLLLKQNRVVEAQAAVDSLKVQELDSYLRGVRDKAKTPYRMEYLQPEKQVVDKFNSEISQVVKQGKELSELQKIPEKNRTPQQEARRQQIETAQRETLKEFLAFSDSPEVMAHLQKLNRTTGGENLNPKLLRRLQDTLKQLKINAVLLYPLVLEDRLELLLVTPYTPPIRRSVAVKRQELSRAITEFRDALMNPPDDAKAPGQKLYNWLIQPIEPALKEAKAKTIIYAPDGQLRYIPLAALYDGKEWLVQKYRVNNITAVSITDLNKRPQNLKILAGAFTQGNYDVKVGKRTFKLGGLPFAAKEVENVTAAFPGSIKLLNSNFSETETLKQMSNYSILHFATHAAFVPGAPDESFILFGDGNAVNMRHLRFWNLNNADLVVLSACETGLGGKLSDGIEILGFGYVMQEAGAKAAIASLWQVADDGTQALMHNFYTTLQKDKLSKVEALQKAQLALIDDVYDHPYYWAGFILIGNGL, encoded by the coding sequence ATGCTTTATCGTCTCCAACGCCTTGCCCTTGCCACTATCACACTTTCCCTAACTTTTCTCATTTCCTGTGATGTCCAAATGCCTGCAACACAGGTAGAGACAACACAAAACCGTAAAAAGGAACCGTTGCGGCTGCAAGAAAAGGGACTTCAGCAGTTAAATCAAGGTAAATTTCCTGAAGCTTTAGCAACGTTTGAGCAAGCTTTGAGTATTTTCAAAAAAAATAGGCAGCGTCAAGGTGAAGGCACGACTCTTAAATATATTGGTCAAACTTACGACAGCATGGGTAAGTATGCCAAAGCCATAGAGTCTTATCAGCAAGCCTTAACCATTGCTAAAGAAGTTGGCAATCAGACCGAAGAAATCGAAACTCTCAGCAGAATTGGGTTAGTTTACTATAAAGTCGGTGAGTATTCAAAAGCACTGGAGTTTTATCAGCAAGCTTTTGTCACCAGCGAACAAGTCTATAACAAACAGCAGGAAGCAGACATTCTTCACCAGATTGCTTCTGTTCTAGAAGCACAGCAAAAGCCAGAGTTAGCGATCGTTTTCTATAAGCAATCGATTAATACTCGGTCGGGAATCCCGGAAAATCTACAAGTATCGCCACACAAACAAATTCAGCAATCGTATATAAACAGGTTTGCAGATACCTATCGCCATCTTGCAGATTTGTTGCTCAAGCAAAACCGTGTAGTGGAAGCGCAAGCAGCTGTTGACTCGCTCAAAGTTCAAGAATTAGATAGTTATCTGCGTGGTGTACGAGACAAAGCCAAGACACCATACCGCATGGAATATCTGCAACCAGAAAAGCAAGTTGTGGATAAATTCAATAGCGAAATATCTCAAGTTGTGAAACAAGGCAAAGAACTGAGCGAATTGCAGAAAATTCCTGAAAAAAACCGCACTCCCCAACAAGAGGCGCGGCGACAACAAATTGAAACGGCTCAAAGAGAAACTTTAAAAGAATTTCTCGCATTTAGCGATAGTCCCGAAGTAATGGCTCACCTCCAAAAACTCAATCGCACCACTGGCGGTGAAAACCTCAATCCCAAACTGCTTAGGCGTCTTCAAGATACTCTCAAACAACTCAAAATTAACGCAGTTTTACTTTATCCCCTTGTTTTAGAAGATCGCTTGGAACTGCTGCTAGTTACTCCCTATACTCCTCCTATCCGCCGTTCTGTTGCTGTCAAACGCCAAGAACTAAGCCGCGCCATTACTGAATTTCGTGATGCCTTAATGAATCCGCCTGATGATGCGAAAGCACCAGGGCAAAAGCTTTACAATTGGCTAATTCAACCGATAGAACCTGCTTTGAAGGAAGCAAAAGCGAAAACTATTATCTATGCACCAGACGGACAGTTGCGCTATATTCCCCTAGCTGCGCTCTATGATGGCAAAGAGTGGCTGGTGCAGAAGTATCGGGTAAATAATATTACTGCTGTTAGCATTACCGACTTAAACAAACGCCCCCAGAATTTGAAGATATTAGCAGGTGCTTTCACCCAAGGAAATTATGATGTGAAAGTAGGTAAGCGTACGTTTAAGCTTGGTGGACTGCCTTTTGCAGCCAAGGAAGTAGAAAATGTCACAGCAGCGTTTCCTGGTTCGATAAAACTGCTGAACTCCAACTTCAGCGAAACAGAAACTTTGAAGCAGATGAGTAATTACTCCATCCTCCACTTTGCTACTCATGCTGCTTTTGTACCAGGTGCGCCAGATGAATCTTTTATTTTGTTTGGTGATGGTAATGCAGTAAACATGCGCCATTTGCGATTTTGGAATCTCAATAACGCTGATTTAGTCGTATTGAGTGCCTGCGAAACCGGGTTAGGAGGAAAGTTAAGCGACGGGATTGAAATTTTAGGATTTGGCTATGTTATGCAAGAGGCGGGTGCAAAAGCTGCGATCGCCTCATTATGGCAAGTAGCTGATGACGGTACGCAAGCACTGATGCATAATTTTTATACAACACTGCAAAAAGATAAGCTGAGCAAAGTCGAAGCACTGCAAAAAGCTCAATTAGCGTTAATTGATGATGTTTACGATCATCCCTACTACTGGGCAGGATTTATTTTGATTGGGAATGGGTTGTAG
- the mutS gene encoding DNA mismatch repair protein MutS: MTASYSSSQSNTNNSANTFITDHRLVDRSKLTQMFQHYVETKEKYPHAVLLYRVGDFFECYFEDAVTLAQELELYLTSKPVGEVGRVSMSGVPHHAWERHATQLVEKGYAVVICDQVEDAAEAAGRLVRREVTRVLTPGTLLEEGMLKASRNNYLTAVVIAGEHWGLAYADISTGEFLTTQSSNVEHLTQELMRLQPAEVLIPTNAPDLGSLLRPGEKSEHLPECLPPAFCYALRSQLPFSAGEARSRLLQKFKVRSLEGLGCEHLPLAVRAAGGLLEYLEETQKENSVPLQALRTYTITDYLIVDHQTRRNLEITQTVRDGSFHGSLLWALDRTSTAMGSRALRRWLLQPLLDTKGIRARQDTIQELVENTPLRQDLRQLLRQIYDLERLTGRAGSGTANARDLVALADSLSKLPEIALLVMEAHSPFLKALQKVPPVLEELAKKIQAHIVESPPIHIKEGGLIRPGVNPQLDERRALVEEDHKWIANLEVDERAKTGIPTLKVGFNNTFGYYISISRAKSDQVPSNYIRKQTLKNEERYITPELKEREVRILTAQDDLYKLEYEIFVALREEVGQQAEAIRNLSRAVAAVDVLCGLAELAVHQGYCRPEMVEGREIYIVDGRHPVVEQSLPAGFFVPNSTQLGNRVEGIGNSREENSPPLPLSPSPTPDLIILTGPNASGKSCYLRQVGLIQLMAQIGSFVPARYAKLGVCDRIFTRVGAVDDLATGQSTFMVEMNETANILNHATSRSLVLLDEIGRGTATFDGLSIAWAVAEYLAAEIQARTIFATHYHELNELASLLDNVANYQVTVKELPDQIIFLHQVQPGGADKSYGIEAGRLAGLPAVVIQRAKQVMGQIEKHSKIAIGLREGLQESVD, translated from the coding sequence ATGACCGCTTCTTACTCTTCATCCCAATCCAACACAAACAACAGTGCGAACACATTTATTACCGACCATCGACTGGTGGATCGCAGTAAGCTAACCCAAATGTTTCAGCACTATGTCGAGACGAAGGAGAAGTATCCGCACGCGGTGTTGCTGTATCGAGTGGGAGACTTTTTTGAATGCTATTTTGAAGATGCTGTGACTCTGGCGCAGGAATTAGAACTTTACCTCACCAGCAAGCCAGTCGGAGAAGTAGGAAGGGTATCAATGAGTGGTGTACCGCACCACGCTTGGGAACGCCATGCTACCCAGTTGGTTGAAAAAGGATATGCGGTTGTAATTTGCGATCAAGTGGAAGATGCGGCAGAAGCTGCTGGTAGGTTGGTGCGGCGAGAGGTAACGCGCGTTCTGACTCCTGGCACTTTGCTAGAAGAAGGAATGCTAAAAGCTAGTCGCAATAATTACCTCACGGCTGTGGTAATTGCTGGGGAACATTGGGGTTTGGCTTATGCAGATATCTCTACAGGCGAATTTCTGACTACGCAAAGCAGTAATGTAGAACATTTGACACAGGAATTAATGCGCTTGCAACCTGCGGAGGTGTTAATTCCTACTAACGCTCCTGATTTGGGTAGTTTGCTGCGTCCGGGGGAGAAATCTGAGCATTTACCGGAATGCTTGCCACCTGCGTTCTGTTATGCACTGCGATCGCAACTTCCTTTTTCTGCTGGCGAGGCAAGATCGAGATTGTTGCAGAAATTTAAAGTGCGATCGCTCGAAGGTCTTGGTTGCGAACATCTCCCTTTGGCAGTGCGTGCGGCTGGGGGTTTGCTGGAATACCTGGAAGAAACCCAAAAAGAAAATTCCGTTCCCCTGCAAGCACTCCGCACCTATACTATTACTGACTACCTGATTGTAGACCATCAAACGCGCCGTAACCTAGAAATTACGCAAACAGTCCGTGATGGTAGTTTTCACGGTTCTTTATTGTGGGCGTTAGATAGAACTTCTACGGCGATGGGCAGCCGAGCTTTACGACGATGGTTGTTACAACCGCTACTTGATACCAAAGGCATTCGGGCGCGGCAAGATACGATTCAAGAACTGGTGGAGAATACGCCCTTGCGTCAAGATTTGCGGCAGTTGCTACGGCAAATTTATGACCTGGAACGCTTGACGGGACGGGCTGGTTCTGGTACTGCTAACGCCAGAGATTTAGTAGCTTTAGCAGATTCTTTATCTAAATTACCAGAAATAGCACTGTTGGTAATGGAAGCTCACTCTCCGTTCCTCAAAGCCTTGCAGAAAGTGCCGCCTGTTTTGGAAGAGTTGGCAAAAAAAATCCAGGCTCATATTGTTGAATCGCCGCCGATACATATCAAGGAAGGCGGGTTGATTCGTCCTGGAGTTAATCCGCAATTGGATGAGAGACGGGCTTTGGTGGAGGAAGATCACAAATGGATTGCCAATTTGGAAGTAGATGAGCGAGCTAAGACAGGTATTCCGACACTGAAGGTAGGATTTAACAACACTTTTGGTTACTATATCAGTATTTCCCGAGCCAAATCCGACCAAGTACCATCTAACTATATCCGCAAGCAAACCCTCAAGAATGAAGAACGCTACATTACCCCAGAGTTGAAGGAACGGGAAGTGCGGATTCTCACAGCGCAGGACGATTTATATAAGTTGGAGTATGAAATTTTTGTAGCGTTGCGGGAAGAAGTCGGACAGCAGGCGGAGGCTATTCGTAACCTTTCTCGGGCTGTCGCGGCGGTAGATGTGTTGTGCGGTTTGGCGGAATTGGCTGTGCATCAAGGTTACTGCCGTCCAGAGATGGTGGAGGGACGAGAGATTTATATTGTCGATGGGCGTCATCCAGTCGTGGAACAGTCTTTGCCAGCAGGGTTTTTTGTGCCGAATTCCACACAATTAGGGAATAGGGTTGAGGGAATAGGGAATAGTAGAGAAGAAAATTCCCCCCCTCTCCCTCTCTCCCCCTCTCCCACTCCTGACCTAATCATCCTCACAGGGCCGAATGCGAGTGGCAAGAGTTGTTATTTAAGGCAGGTGGGGTTAATTCAGTTGATGGCGCAAATTGGTAGTTTTGTGCCTGCTAGGTATGCCAAGTTGGGAGTGTGCGATCGCATTTTTACACGTGTGGGTGCAGTGGATGACTTGGCGACGGGTCAGTCTACATTTATGGTGGAGATGAACGAGACTGCGAATATTCTCAATCATGCCACATCGCGATCGCTAGTATTGTTGGATGAAATCGGCCGGGGAACGGCAACTTTTGATGGTCTTTCGATTGCTTGGGCGGTAGCAGAGTACTTGGCAGCGGAAATTCAAGCGCGGACGATTTTTGCGACACACTACCATGAGTTGAATGAATTGGCGTCACTATTAGATAATGTGGCCAATTATCAGGTAACAGTGAAGGAGTTACCTGACCAAATTATCTTTTTGCACCAAGTCCAACCAGGAGGCGCTGATAAGTCCTACGGTATTGAAGCGGGACGGTTGGCAGGTTTGCCAGCAGTGGTGATTCAGCGGGCAAAACAAGTGATGGGACAAATTGAGAAGCACAGTAAAATAGCGATCGGTTTGCGTGAAGGTCTTCAGGAATCTGTCGATTGA